The Trichosurus vulpecula isolate mTriVul1 chromosome 4, mTriVul1.pri, whole genome shotgun sequence genome contains a region encoding:
- the SP2 gene encoding transcription factor Sp2 isoform X1 has protein sequence MSEDQQTSMAATAAVSPSEYLQPAASTAQDSQPSPLALLAATCSKIGPPAVEAAVTPPAPPQPTPRKLVPIKPAPLPLSPGKNSFGILSSKGNILQVQGSQLGTSYPGGQLVFAIQNPTMINKGARSSANIQYQAVPQIQAGNGQTIQVQPNLTNQIQIIPGTNQAIITPSPSSHKPVPIKPAPIQKAGSAAPLQSPGGVVKLTGSGGNVTLTLPVNNLVSTPDTGTPTQLLTESTTTPLVKPNKKMRKKGLPASSQPAVAVAEQVETVLIETTADNIIQAGNNLLIVQSPGGGQPAMVQQVQVVPPKAEQQQVVQIPQQALRVVQAASATLPTVPQKPSQDFQIQTSDPTPTQIYIRMPSGELQTVLLQEPPSVTVPAASTTSCSSPVTRGPHLGGTSKKHSIAASRKERPLPKIAPAGGIISLNAAQLAAAAQAMQTININGVQVQGVPVTITNTGGQQQLTVQNVSGNNLTISGLSPTQIQLQMEQALAGEVQPGEKRRRMACTCPNCKDGEKRSGEQGKKKHVCHIPDCGKTFRKTSLLRAHVRLHTGERPFVCNWVYCGKRFTRSDELQRHARTHTGDKRFECAQCQKRFMRSDHLTKHYKTHLVTKNL, from the exons AAGATCAACAGACCAGTAtggctgccactgctgctgtcaGTCCCAGTGAATACCTGCAGCCTGCTGCCTCCACTGCCCAG GACTCCCAGCCATCACCCTTAGCCCTCCTTGCTGCAACATGTAGCAAAATTGGTCCCCCTGCAGTAGAAGCTGCTGTAACACCTCCTGCACCCCCCCAACCCACACCACGGAAACTTGTTCCCATCaaacctgccccccttcccctcaGCCCAGGCAAGAACAGTTTTGGGATCTTATCCTCGAAAGGGAACATACTCCAAGTCCAAGGTTCACAACTGGGCACATCCTATCCAGGCGGTCAACTCGTGTTTGCTATCCAGAACCCTACGATGATCAACAAAGGGGCCCGGTCCAGTGCCAACATTCAATACCAAGCAGTTCCTCAGATTCAAGCAGGCAATGGACAGACCATCCAAGTCCAGCCTAACCTCACCAACCAGATCCAGATCATCCCTGGCACCAACCAAGCCATAATCACTCCCTCCCCATCCAGCCACAAGCCTGTCCCAATCAAGCCCGCCCCCATCCAGAAGGCTGGCTCTGCAGCACCTCTGCAGAGCCCAGGTGGTGTGGTGAAGCTGACGGGTAGCGGTGGCAATGTGACCCTCACTCTGCCTGTCAACAACCTAGTGAGCACTCCGGACACGGGCACCCCAACCCAGCTGCTCACTGAGAGCACCACTACCCCGCTGGTCAAGCCAAAtaagaagatgaggaaaaaaggtCTCCCGGCCTCCTCACAGCCGGCTGTGGCAGTAGCTGAACAAGTGGAGACCGTGCTGATTGAGACGACAGCGGACAACATCATCCAGGCAGGGAACAACCTCCTCATTGTGCAGAGTCCTGGAGGGGGCCAGCCTGCCATGGTACAGCAGGTGCAAGTGGTTCCCCCTAAGGCAGAGCAGCAGCAAGTGGTGCAGATTCCCCAACAAGCCCTTCGTGTGGTGCAGGCAGCCTCAGCTACACTCCCCACTGTCCCCCAGAAGCCCTCCCAAGACTTTCAGATCCAAACGTCTGACCCAACACCAACTCAG ATCTATATCAGAATGCCTTCAGGGGAGCTGCAGACAGTCCTCCTACAAGAACCCCCTTCAGTGACGGTGCCTGCTGCCTCCACCACATCTTGTAGTAGTCCTGTAACCCGAGGCCCCCACTTGGGAGGCACCAGTAAAAAGCACTCTATTGCTGCTTCTCGAAAGGAACGGCCCCTGCCAAAGATTGCTCCTGCTGGAGGCATCATCAGCCTGAATGCAGCCCAGCTGGCAGCAGCTGCCCAAGCTATGCAGACCATTAATATCAATGGTGTCCAGGTCCAGGGTGTGCCTGTCACTATCACCAACACTGGAG GGCAGCAGCAGCTCACTGTACAGAATGTTTCTGGGAACAATCTGACTATCAGTGGCCTGAGCCCTACACAGATTCAGCTGCAGATGGAGCAGGCACTGGCCGGAGAGGTGCAACCAGGGGAGAAGAGGCGGCGCATGGCTTGTACTTGCCCCAACTGCAAGGACGGGGAGAAAAG GTCTGGAGAGCAGGGTAAAAAGAAGCATGTGTGCCATATCCCTGACTGCGGAAAGACCTTCCGAAAGACATCACTGCTGCGTGCCCATGTGCGCCTGCACACCGGAGAGCGGCCCTTCGTCTGTAACTGGGTCTATTGTGGCAAGAGGTTTACACGTAGTGATGAACTCCAGCGGCATGCCCGGACCCACACAG
- the SP2 gene encoding transcription factor Sp2 isoform X2: MAATAAVSPSEYLQPAASTAQDSQPSPLALLAATCSKIGPPAVEAAVTPPAPPQPTPRKLVPIKPAPLPLSPGKNSFGILSSKGNILQVQGSQLGTSYPGGQLVFAIQNPTMINKGARSSANIQYQAVPQIQAGNGQTIQVQPNLTNQIQIIPGTNQAIITPSPSSHKPVPIKPAPIQKAGSAAPLQSPGGVVKLTGSGGNVTLTLPVNNLVSTPDTGTPTQLLTESTTTPLVKPNKKMRKKGLPASSQPAVAVAEQVETVLIETTADNIIQAGNNLLIVQSPGGGQPAMVQQVQVVPPKAEQQQVVQIPQQALRVVQAASATLPTVPQKPSQDFQIQTSDPTPTQIYIRMPSGELQTVLLQEPPSVTVPAASTTSCSSPVTRGPHLGGTSKKHSIAASRKERPLPKIAPAGGIISLNAAQLAAAAQAMQTININGVQVQGVPVTITNTGGQQQLTVQNVSGNNLTISGLSPTQIQLQMEQALAGEVQPGEKRRRMACTCPNCKDGEKRSGEQGKKKHVCHIPDCGKTFRKTSLLRAHVRLHTGERPFVCNWVYCGKRFTRSDELQRHARTHTGDKRFECAQCQKRFMRSDHLTKHYKTHLVTKNL; encoded by the exons AtggctgccactgctgctgtcaGTCCCAGTGAATACCTGCAGCCTGCTGCCTCCACTGCCCAG GACTCCCAGCCATCACCCTTAGCCCTCCTTGCTGCAACATGTAGCAAAATTGGTCCCCCTGCAGTAGAAGCTGCTGTAACACCTCCTGCACCCCCCCAACCCACACCACGGAAACTTGTTCCCATCaaacctgccccccttcccctcaGCCCAGGCAAGAACAGTTTTGGGATCTTATCCTCGAAAGGGAACATACTCCAAGTCCAAGGTTCACAACTGGGCACATCCTATCCAGGCGGTCAACTCGTGTTTGCTATCCAGAACCCTACGATGATCAACAAAGGGGCCCGGTCCAGTGCCAACATTCAATACCAAGCAGTTCCTCAGATTCAAGCAGGCAATGGACAGACCATCCAAGTCCAGCCTAACCTCACCAACCAGATCCAGATCATCCCTGGCACCAACCAAGCCATAATCACTCCCTCCCCATCCAGCCACAAGCCTGTCCCAATCAAGCCCGCCCCCATCCAGAAGGCTGGCTCTGCAGCACCTCTGCAGAGCCCAGGTGGTGTGGTGAAGCTGACGGGTAGCGGTGGCAATGTGACCCTCACTCTGCCTGTCAACAACCTAGTGAGCACTCCGGACACGGGCACCCCAACCCAGCTGCTCACTGAGAGCACCACTACCCCGCTGGTCAAGCCAAAtaagaagatgaggaaaaaaggtCTCCCGGCCTCCTCACAGCCGGCTGTGGCAGTAGCTGAACAAGTGGAGACCGTGCTGATTGAGACGACAGCGGACAACATCATCCAGGCAGGGAACAACCTCCTCATTGTGCAGAGTCCTGGAGGGGGCCAGCCTGCCATGGTACAGCAGGTGCAAGTGGTTCCCCCTAAGGCAGAGCAGCAGCAAGTGGTGCAGATTCCCCAACAAGCCCTTCGTGTGGTGCAGGCAGCCTCAGCTACACTCCCCACTGTCCCCCAGAAGCCCTCCCAAGACTTTCAGATCCAAACGTCTGACCCAACACCAACTCAG ATCTATATCAGAATGCCTTCAGGGGAGCTGCAGACAGTCCTCCTACAAGAACCCCCTTCAGTGACGGTGCCTGCTGCCTCCACCACATCTTGTAGTAGTCCTGTAACCCGAGGCCCCCACTTGGGAGGCACCAGTAAAAAGCACTCTATTGCTGCTTCTCGAAAGGAACGGCCCCTGCCAAAGATTGCTCCTGCTGGAGGCATCATCAGCCTGAATGCAGCCCAGCTGGCAGCAGCTGCCCAAGCTATGCAGACCATTAATATCAATGGTGTCCAGGTCCAGGGTGTGCCTGTCACTATCACCAACACTGGAG GGCAGCAGCAGCTCACTGTACAGAATGTTTCTGGGAACAATCTGACTATCAGTGGCCTGAGCCCTACACAGATTCAGCTGCAGATGGAGCAGGCACTGGCCGGAGAGGTGCAACCAGGGGAGAAGAGGCGGCGCATGGCTTGTACTTGCCCCAACTGCAAGGACGGGGAGAAAAG GTCTGGAGAGCAGGGTAAAAAGAAGCATGTGTGCCATATCCCTGACTGCGGAAAGACCTTCCGAAAGACATCACTGCTGCGTGCCCATGTGCGCCTGCACACCGGAGAGCGGCCCTTCGTCTGTAACTGGGTCTATTGTGGCAAGAGGTTTACACGTAGTGATGAACTCCAGCGGCATGCCCGGACCCACACAG